In Sphingomicrobium sediminis, the genomic window AACCGGTTTCTGGCTCGAAGAGCTTGCCGCGCCCTACTACACGCTCAAGGATGCCGGCCACACGCTGACGCTCGCCAGCCCCAAGGGCGGCCAGCCGCCGCTCGATCCGCGTTCCGATGAAGAAGATTCGCAGACCGAAGCCACGCGCCGCTTCAAGGCGGACCCCGAAGCACAAATGCAGCTGTCGACCACCAAGGTGCTCGCCGACATGGATACGAGCAATTTTGACGCGGTCTTCTATCCGGGCGGCCACGGCCCGCTCTGGGACCTCGCGGAAAGTGCCGACAGCAAGCGCATCATCGAAACGACGTTGCGTTCAGGCAAGCCCGTCGCCTTGGTCTGCCACGCGCCCGCCGTCCTCAAGAATGTCGAGAGCGAGGACGGTTCGCCCATCGTGAAGGGCCGCAAGGTCACCGGCTTCACCAACGAGGAAGAAGCCGCGGTCGAATTGACCGATGTCGTGCCCTTCCTCTTGGAAGACGTGCTCAAGGAACAGGGCGCCCAATGGAGCGAAGGCGGCACCTTCCAACCCCATGTCGTCGCTGACGGCCTGCTCATCACCGGCCAAAACCCCCCGTCGAGCGCACCCACGGCCGAAGCGCTGATGAAAGCGCTCGAAGCGAAACGGGAATATGCCGACGCTTAAAGGCTAGGTTGCGGGAAACTCGGCTCACCATCCGGTGGCGACCATCTTTCGAGCAGGCGCAATTCGTCCCCCGGACGAATTGATACAAGCCTGCTTGAAAAAATGGTCGGGGAGAGAGGATTCGAACCTCCGGCCCCTGCCTCCCGAAGACAGTGCTCTACCAGGCTGAGCTACTCCCCGACTGATGCTCGAAACGCATGATGCGCGGGGCAAGGGCGAAGCGCTCCCTAGCGACCTCTTGCCCCCCATGCAAGCGGATAAGCGCCCCTAGTCGTCCAGCAGGTCGAGCATGTCCTGCACCGCCACGAACTTTTCGCGCGGGCTGCCCTCGCGCGCGGCGGCGGTTTCGGCCGCTTCGATCTTGCGCCAGTCGGTGAAGCTGGTGGCCGCCACATCGCGATGGTCGAGCAGGTCATCGAGTGCCGCGCCGCCTTTTTTGCCGCCATCGCTGCCGGGCGGCATGGCTTCCTCGATCTGGCCTGCGACCTCGTAGCCGTCGGGACGATTGGTGCCGATCGTGCCGGTCGGCCCGCGCCGTGCCCAGCCGACGGCGAAAAAGCCGTCGTCGATGCGGCCATCCTCGTTCAAGTACCGCCCGCGCCGATGATCGTAGGGCACGCCTGGAATGTGCGGGCTGGAATATCCGATGCAGCTGACGACAAGCCCGGCGGGCACATCATATTTCTCGCCCGTCCCGCGCGCACGACCATCTTTGTCGATATGGGTGCGCTCGACCCGGACGCTTTGCGCCTTGCCATCGCCCTCCACGCGCACTGGTCGCGCGAAGAAGTCGAAGATGATGCGCTTGGGCTTGTCCCACGTCTCCGCCGCATAGCCGCGCAGCAGACCCACCGATTTGGCGAGACCGCGATCCTCAAGCCCCTCATCGGCGGATTCCGGTGGAAAATCGGCAGGATCGACGATCGGCGCGGCCGCATGGAGGTGCCCCAGTTCGCCAAGCTCCTTGGGCGTCATCGCGACCTGATGCGGGCCGCGACGCGCGAGGATCGTAATCGTCTCGATGTCGCTGCGGAGCAATTCCTGCAACGCATGTCCGACAATGTCGGACCCTTCGAATTCATCCTCGGTCTTCGACAGGATGCGCGCCACGTCGAGCGCGACGTTGCCTGCGCCGATGACGACGGCACTTTTCGTATCGAGCGGCGGGTCGAGCTCGGCAAAATCGGGATGACCATTATACCAGCCGACGAAAGCCGCGCTGCCCATGACGCCCGGCAGGTCCTCGCCGGGAATGCCGAGCTGGCGGTCATGCGGCGCGCCGGTCGCCATCACCACGGCATCATACATGTCCCGCAATTCGTCGACCTCGACCGCATCCCCGACGGCAACATTACCGACGAAGCGCACATGCGCTCCTTCGGCGACCTTGTCGTAGCGGACCGAGACTTTCTTGATCGACTGGTGATCGGGGGCGACGCCGAAGCGGATGAGGCCGTAGGGTACCGGCAGCTTGTCGATGATGTCGATCCGCGCGTTTTCGCCATAGGCCTTGGCCAGCGCCTCCGCGGTGTAGAATCCCGCCGGGCCCGACCCGACAATGGCGAAATGACGCATATTCGACACCCCTCGCTGTTGCGTCAGAAGCTGTATCAGTCCTTGGAATGATCCTCCAGCAGGACTTCCTGGCCATGTTTGCGAAAGGCGCTTTCGAAGGCGTCGCGAAACATGCCGAGCAAGGGCGGCAGGTCGATCCGGCATTTCACGAGGGCATCCTCGACGTCGATGGCAGCGACCACTTCCTGCCCCATCGCCGAGATGGCGAGACGCAAATGGTCGTCGGTCCAGTCCTCCTGGACGTCGGCGACGCCGCCCGGAATGAAACCAGACAACTTGTGCATGTTGCCGGCAATCCGGCGCTTGGCTTCGGCCTTGCCGAGCTGGTGCGGCAATTCCACTTCTATCGGTGCGCTCATGCCTCTAAGGCTAGGGACGTGATGGGTATGCGCGCAATAGGGCTTCGACGGTTGGCCATGCTGGGGTTCCTCGGACTGGCCCTCAACGCGCCATCGTCCGCGCTGCCGCCCGAGGCGTCGGTGCGCATGTTCGATCCCGCCACCCCCTATCTCAACGAGGGCCAGAGCGAGCAGGCGTTCCAAGGGTGGCTGCAAGCCAGCCCGGCGCGCGCCAGCCGGGTTGCGACGTTCGAGGCCTATCTCGAGGCGCGCGGCGTCGGCTCGGTCTTCCCGAGCTGGCAATTGCTGCGCACGGCCTCGTCCTGGCGCGATTGCGGCGCTGCACCGTTCGAAGTGCCCCCCCGCCAATCCTGGGACGAATTGGTCGAGACGCTCGACCTCGTGCGGGACGTGGTGATCCCCAATTTGGGGCAGGTCGAGCCGCTCTCAGGCTATCGCAATCCCTATCTCAACAATTGCGCCGGCGGCAGCAGGGCATCGGCGCATCGCGGCGGTGCGGCGCTGGACCTGGTGCCCGTAATCCAGATCGAACGCGTCGACCTGATGCGCCGCCTGTGCATCCTCCACGGCGCCTATGGCCGCGAGCGCGAGTTCGGCCTTGGCGTCTATGCCGGCATTCGGTTTCATGTCGATGCGTCTGGTTATCGAAGCTGGGGCCTCAATGTCGCCGAGGGCGGCCGCGCCTGCGAATGGGCGCTGGAACGGCGCGAGTCAGCCCGGGTCGAAAGCGACGAGGTCGACTAGCCGCAATTCGTCGAAAACCGGGTTGAATATGGGACCCGTCCCCGCCAGCATCGCACGGTAATTTACCCGGGGATTTATCACATGAAGTTTTTCGTAGCGCTGGTCGCCGCCAGCAGCCTTGCTTTCTCGTCCGCGACCGACTGGGTCGCGCCGCAAGCCTCGCAGCGTATCGAGGCCGATACCGTCACCCTCGCCGCCGACGATATGGAAGGTCGCAAGACCGGCACCGAGGGCTATGCCCGCGCTGC contains:
- a CDS encoding FAD-dependent oxidoreductase, yielding MRHFAIVGSGPAGFYTAEALAKAYGENARIDIIDKLPVPYGLIRFGVAPDHQSIKKVSVRYDKVAEGAHVRFVGNVAVGDAVEVDELRDMYDAVVMATGAPHDRQLGIPGEDLPGVMGSAAFVGWYNGHPDFAELDPPLDTKSAVVIGAGNVALDVARILSKTEDEFEGSDIVGHALQELLRSDIETITILARRGPHQVAMTPKELGELGHLHAAAPIVDPADFPPESADEGLEDRGLAKSVGLLRGYAAETWDKPKRIIFDFFARPVRVEGDGKAQSVRVERTHIDKDGRARGTGEKYDVPAGLVVSCIGYSSPHIPGVPYDHRRGRYLNEDGRIDDGFFAVGWARRGPTGTIGTNRPDGYEVAGQIEEAMPPGSDGGKKGGAALDDLLDHRDVAATSFTDWRKIEAAETAAAREGSPREKFVAVQDMLDLLDD
- a CDS encoding polyhydroxyalkanoic acid system family protein; its protein translation is MSAPIEVELPHQLGKAEAKRRIAGNMHKLSGFIPGGVADVQEDWTDDHLRLAISAMGQEVVAAIDVEDALVKCRIDLPPLLGMFRDAFESAFRKHGQEVLLEDHSKD
- a CDS encoding D-Ala-D-Ala carboxypeptidase family metallohydrolase — translated: MLGFLGLALNAPSSALPPEASVRMFDPATPYLNEGQSEQAFQGWLQASPARASRVATFEAYLEARGVGSVFPSWQLLRTASSWRDCGAAPFEVPPRQSWDELVETLDLVRDVVIPNLGQVEPLSGYRNPYLNNCAGGSRASAHRGGAALDLVPVIQIERVDLMRRLCILHGAYGREREFGLGVYAGIRFHVDASGYRSWGLNVAEGGRACEWALERRESARVESDEVD
- a CDS encoding type 1 glutamine amidotransferase domain-containing protein, whose product is MNILIVLTSHDELGDTGEKTGFWLEELAAPYYTLKDAGHTLTLASPKGGQPPLDPRSDEEDSQTEATRRFKADPEAQMQLSTTKVLADMDTSNFDAVFYPGGHGPLWDLAESADSKRIIETTLRSGKPVALVCHAPAVLKNVESEDGSPIVKGRKVTGFTNEEEAAVELTDVVPFLLEDVLKEQGAQWSEGGTFQPHVVADGLLITGQNPPSSAPTAEALMKALEAKREYADA